DNA from Chryseomicrobium sp. FSL W7-1435:
TCTGGCTCCACTGTAAACTCTTCTGTGATGAGTTCTTCAATATTGATAGTCACTGTCCGAGGATCTGTCCGTACATTTAAACGTTCCGGTAAATTTTCATATTGGACTTCTACTTCATGTTGCCCAAGCGTTAATTCTCGCAAATCAATGAAGACCGTATAGTCTTGCATCGTTTGAGCGGAAAGCACGAGGTTACTTGGTCCTTCAATATTCAGTGTGACTGTTTCAGGGGCACCTGTGACGACTAGATTATCGTCATCATAATACACCTGAACAGGGACATTTGGTATGCTCTCTACACTTGTACCGACGGTATTGATTTGGTTTCCTTCTAACTCATTTTGTACCGTTATAAAAAGAAGGACGGCAAACAAAAGGGAAATAATGCGTAGAAACCATGGGTTATCCATCATTTTATCCATTTTTCGGCCCCTTCCATAACCATTTTGACGTGGTCACTTGTTGCACCTCTTCACCAAACCATAGACGTTTAAGATGTTGCTCAAATTCTTCAATCGTCAAGTTGCGGTGAAGGTCTCCATTCGCTGTGATGCTGACCGCTCCTGTCTCTTCAGAGACAATAATCGTCACGGCATCTGTCACTTCACTAAGACCAATAGCGGCTCGGTGACGTGTCCCCAATTCTTTTGAGATAAATGGACTTTCTGAGAGTGGTAAATAACAAGCAGCTGAAGCGATCTTGTTGCGTTGCACAATCACTGCTCCATCATGCAGTGGCGTGTTCGGAATGAATAGATTGATGACTAACTCAGAAGAAATGGTGGCATTCATCGGAATCCCTGTTTCTATGTACTCCGACAGGCCTGTTTCTCGTTCAATCGAAATCAGTGCACCGATACGGCGTTTGGCCATATAGCTGACAGACTTTGACATGGCCCCGAGAAGTCGGTTCTGCTCTTCTTCTTCTTGCAAGCTACTGCGGGCGAAAATCTTTCCGCGTCCCAATTGTTCCAAAGCACGGCGAATCTCAGGTTGAAAAATAATAATGATGGCAAGAAAACCAAAACGTATGACCTGATCGAGCATCCATCCGAGCGTTTCCATTCCTAAGGCATCCGTAATGACACGGGCCACGATAATGACGAAAATTCCTTTTAGCAACTGGACCGCTTTTGTTCCACGGATCAGTGTAATGAGTTTATAAATCACAAACCACACGAACAGGACATCAAGAATCGTGATAAGCAATTCAAATGGTTCACTGTTTTGTAGTTGTGTAAAAAAGTCCATGTGGCCACCCCACTTTCCCTGTATGCATATGGATTAATTATACCATATAACCCTATAGAAAAAACTCCCGCACCTCTTTAGAAGAGACGGGAGTTGTGGAATTCATTCGTTGATTCGTCGTTGCCAGTAAACCAGTTTTCAAGACCTTGGTAACCTGACTTTATTTTGAACCATAACCATTCAAAGATACGGTCAATTTCTTCAATTTCACCGGTCACGACCGCTGTCGATGCCATCAAGCTGCTACTTTCAATCTCATCCGCATTGATGATTCGTCCGTTGATGACTGTCAAATTTCCTTCAATCGTTCCTTCAACTCGAATATCGCCATTGCGAACCATAAAGTCACCTTCAATGACCTCGCCTTCTGGCACTACAACTGTATCTCCTTCTACGACAATATTGTCTGCTTTTGTGAAGGCAAATTGTTGATCATCTGAGAAATTCCCGAAGAACATTGCACTCATAAAAACCAGGAAAACAGCTGCTGCTGTTACTATTGGATAACGTCTGAACCAGCTTTGTGGACCGGCAGAGACATTGCGTTTAGGTAAGGATGCCATAATAGTTGACGTCAAATCTGGTGGTGGTGTGACTGGCTGAGCACTCTTCATAAACGCGACAACATCACTCAGTTCGTGCATATGCGCTTGACATGCCTCACAATTCTTGAGGTGTAGTTTCAACTCCTGTTCTTGCTCAGGATGAATTTCACCATCTAGATAGGCATGCATCAAATCAATGTATTTCTCGTGGCATGCACCCATCATCGTTTCCCTCCTACCTCCGTCATCGGGAGCTGACTCATCTGTTTTCGGAGCGCTTCCCGTCCTCGGTGGATCCGTGTTTTTACAGTACCGAGGGGGAGATCTAAAATTTCACTAATTTCTTGTAACGGTAATTCTTCCATGTACTTTAAGACGATAACGGAACGATACTTGTCTGGAAGACGGCTGATCTCATATTGGACACGCTCTTGCATCTCCATTTTTTCTAGCTGCTCCACGGGTAGTTCTTGGCTTGCTGCAATCTGCGAGTACATGTCCAACCCATCGGTACCCGGGACTTGGGCATCTAAATGATAGTCTGGTTTCTTTTTACGTATTCGGTCGATACAAAGATTCGTTGCAATGCGAAAAATCCATGTAGAAAATTTTCGCTTCTGATCGAATGAATGTAAATTGATGAATGCACGTAAAAAAGCTTCTTGGGTTATATCTTCGGCTTCGTGTTTGTTTCCAAGCATGCGGTAACACACCTGATAAAGACGTGCTTGGTACAAGTCCACGATTTCTGTATAGGCATCTTGATTTCCGTTTAACACTTGTTTAATTCTCTTGTTGACAATTGCATCCATGCTCTATTTCCCCTCCGCCTTTGCGGTTCTATAGTCTATACGTTCCGTGTGTCAGTAGGTTTCATTTTTTTCTATACTTTTTAGTATAACAAATATTGGGATACCTGAGGGGGACGAATTGTTCATATAAGGAATGAAAAAAGTCCCCTTCTTCTCAGAAGGGGAACTGTGACTATTTAAACTAAACTTTCACCAAATAATGAGCCCATCAAAGCAACCGCAACGTCAGCAGTTTTGTTCTTCTCATCTAAGATCGGATTTACTTCAACGAACTCTGCCGATGTGATGAGGTTAGAAGATGCGAGCATCTCCATTGCTAAATGGCTCTCTCGGTAGCTAATGCCACCTGGTACTGGCGTTCCAACACCTGGTGTATAAAGGGGATCTAATCCATCAAGGTCAAGCGATAGATGGACGCCATCGACTTCACGGTCGCGCAAGTACCACATTGCTTGATTCATCACTTCTGTCATTCCTAGCTTATCAATCTCATGCATCGTAAAGACTTTCATGCCTTTTTCTTTAATCAATTCACGTTCGCCTGGATCCACTGAACGTGCACCAATGATCACGACATTTTCCGGCTTCACTTTTGGCGCGTAATCATGGATGTTAACAAGATCTGCATGTCCTAGCCCCATGCTAACCGCTAAAGGCATTCCATGAATATTTCCTGATGGAGATGTTTCTTCTGTGTTCATATCTGCATGTGCATCGTACCAAATAACGCCAAGGTTCTCGTAGTTTTTAGCTAGTCCTGCAAGTGTTCCGATAGCAATACTGTGATCGCCACCAAGAACTAACGGGAAACGCTTATTACTAAGTACTTCACTTACCTTGTCCGCAAGCTTAGTGCTTGTTTCAATAACTTCCGGTAAATTGCGAAGTTTGGTATTTGTATCATGGTCAGCTGTCGTCTGCCCGATTCGGATATCTCCTTCGTCAGTAACGTCATGACCAAGTGCTTCTAAACGTTGAATAGCTCCTGCATAACGCATAGCGCTCGGGCCCATATCTACACCGCGGCGATTTTGACCAAAATCCATAGGTACCCCAATAATGGACATCTCTAATTTATTCATGATTTTATGCCTCCTCAATTCGTTATACCTATTGTAACTGCTTACATAAGGATGGCTCAACCGTGCAAAATCACGTATATTTATTCATCTTATCTAGGAGCTGCTTTTTTACCTCTGGCCATTCAGAATCAATTAGCGAATAGAGATACGTATTGCGTGGGTTTCCAGTACTGCGTACTTTTTCATTGCGCAAATAACCCTCTTTAACAAAGCCAATTCGTTCGATAGCTTTCTGGGATGCTTCATTGTCTGCATCTGTTCGAATTTGAACACGAATCAACTGCAGCGTTTCAAATGCATGTTGCAGCAACAGAAACTTGCACGTCGTATTCACATGAGTGCGCTGGTAGGGCTTCGCATAAATCGTGGCCCCGATTTCAGCTGACCTATGCTTGTGGTCAATATCGTAAAGGCGAGTCGTACCGATCAGTTTTTGAGTCGTGTCATCTACCACAGCAAATACCAACACATCTTTTTCCGAGTTCATCCGGTCAATAGCGTAATGAAGCCATCCCTCTAACTGGTTTATTCGTTCCACTTTAGTCAGCATATGCGCATACACTTCTGGCTCGAAGGCCGACCATAAAGCAGCACTATCTACTTTCTGTAATGGGCGAAGGGTTACACCATTCTTTGTCCACTCCATTTTTCCCCATCTCCTTTTTTAGCTATAGAAAAAACACCCACTTCTTAAGAAAGAAATGAGTGTTTGATATGGAGCCTAGCGGGATCGAACCGCTGACCTCCTGCGTGCAAGGCAGGCGCTCTCCCAGCTGAGCTAAGGCCCCTAAATGGCTGGGGTACTAGGATTCGAACCTAGGCATGATGGAATCAAAATCCATTGCCTTACCGCTTGGCTATACCCCAATAAGTTTAGATAAATGGTGGAGGGGGGCGGATTCGAACCGCCGAACCCTAAGGAGCGGATTTACAGTCCGCCGCGTTTAGCCACTTCGCTACCCCTCCAGAGGTAAATATGGTGGAGGATGACGGGATCGAACCGCCGACCCCCTGCTTGTAAGGCAGGTGCTCTCCCAGCTGAGCTAATCCTCCAGTATGTCACTGTTTAACAGGACAAGAATTATTGTAGCATGACCAAATTGTAGGTGCAAGCGTTTTTATGGAAAACTTATTGTCCTAGAAAGAAAAAAACTGCTTACTTTAACGCAAGCAGTAGGAAGCTTCCAGCCGGGATCGAACCGACGACCTCATCCTTACCATGGATGCGCTCTACCTACTGAGCTATGGAAGCATAAATGGCTCCGAAGGCAGGACTCGAACCTGCGACCTGCCGGTTAACAGCCGGATGCTCTACCAACTGAGCTACTTCGGAACAGTACATTCTCTATTATAGCAATCTAACTGGGCAGGTCAACGGAAACTTTCCCTTTTGACGCTAAGTTAAAGTGAAATCTTTGTCTACTATTGTCGATAACAAGTTATTCTTGATTTCATAATGGGTGAGTAAGGTTTTATTGGCCTCTGACTTCGCTTTATTGACAGGCAACTTTGTTTTATTGGCCACTGGAAGTTCTTTATTGGCCACTAACTGTTTTCTATTGTTCACTAGTTGATTACGGGAAACTTATGCACCACAGTATTTACAACCTCTTAGTTGCCCAAGCCCTTGCTAGAAAGCCCTTCCCCATCTCAAAAAGATTCTCTAGACGCAAAAAAAGCCACCCCTGACGGGATGACCTTCTTGTGTGTGCCTAGCGACGTCCTACTCTCACAGGGGGAGACCCCCAACTACCATCGGCGCTGAAGAGCTTAACTTCCGTGTTCGGTATGGGAACGGGTGTGACCTCTTCGCCATCATCACTAGACCTTGAGCCTGTTCGCTCAAAACTGGATAGAACTTCATTGATTTTTTGGTTAAGTCCTCGATCGATTAGTATTCGTCAGCTCCACACATCGCTGTGCTTCCACCCCGAACCTATCTACCTCATCGTCTTTGAGGGATCTTACTTACTTGCGTAATGGGAAATCTCATCTTGAGGGGGGCTTCATGCTTAGATGCTTTCAGCACTTATCCCGTCCACACATAGCTACCCAGCGATGCCTTTGGCAAGACAACTGGTACACCAGCGGTGTGTCCATCCCGGTCCTCTCGTACTAAGGACAGCTCCTCTCAAATTTCCTACGCCCACGACGGATAGGGACCGAACTGTCTCACGACGTTCTGAACCCAGCTCGCGTACCGCTTTAATGGGCGAACAGCCCAACCCTTGGGACCGACTACAGCCCCAGGATGCGATGAGCCGACATCGAGGTGCCAAACCTCCCCGTCGATGTGGACTCTTGGGGGAGATAAGCCTGTTATCCCCGGGGTAGCTTTTATCCGTTGAGCGATGGCCCTTCCATGCGGAACCACCGGATCACTAAGCCCGTCTTTCGACCCTGCTCGACTTGTAGGTCTCGCAGTCAAGCTCCCTTATGCCTTTACACTCTACGAATGATTTCCAACCATTCTGAGGGAACCTTTGGGCGCCTCCGTTACACTTTAGGAGGCGACCGCCCCAGTCAAACTGTCCGCCTGACACTGTCTCCTGCCCGGGTAACGGGCATGGGTTAGAACTTCAATACAACCAGGGTAGTATCCCACCGACGCCTCCTCCGAAGCTGGCGCTCCGGGCTCTTAGGCTCCTACCTA
Protein-coding regions in this window:
- the cdaA gene encoding diadenylate cyclase CdaA, encoding MDFFTQLQNSEPFELLITILDVLFVWFVIYKLITLIRGTKAVQLLKGIFVIIVARVITDALGMETLGWMLDQVIRFGFLAIIIIFQPEIRRALEQLGRGKIFARSSLQEEEEQNRLLGAMSKSVSYMAKRRIGALISIERETGLSEYIETGIPMNATISSELVINLFIPNTPLHDGAVIVQRNKIASAACYLPLSESPFISKELGTRHRAAIGLSEVTDAVTIIVSEETGAVSITANGDLHRNLTIEEFEQHLKRLWFGEEVQQVTTSKWLWKGPKNG
- a CDS encoding zf-HC2 domain-containing protein; the encoded protein is MGACHEKYIDLMHAYLDGEIHPEQEQELKLHLKNCEACQAHMHELSDVVAFMKSAQPVTPPPDLTSTIMASLPKRNVSAGPQSWFRRYPIVTAAAVFLVFMSAMFFGNFSDDQQFAFTKADNIVVEGDTVVVPEGEVIEGDFMVRNGDIRVEGTIEGNLTVINGRIINADEIESSSLMASTAVVTGEIEEIDRIFEWLWFKIKSGYQGLENWFTGNDESTNEFHNSRLF
- the sigW gene encoding RNA polymerase sigma factor SigW; its protein translation is MDAIVNKRIKQVLNGNQDAYTEIVDLYQARLYQVCYRMLGNKHEAEDITQEAFLRAFINLHSFDQKRKFSTWIFRIATNLCIDRIRKKKPDYHLDAQVPGTDGLDMYSQIAASQELPVEQLEKMEMQERVQYEISRLPDKYRSVIVLKYMEELPLQEISEILDLPLGTVKTRIHRGREALRKQMSQLPMTEVGGKR
- the rocF gene encoding arginase; the encoded protein is MNKLEMSIIGVPMDFGQNRRGVDMGPSAMRYAGAIQRLEALGHDVTDEGDIRIGQTTADHDTNTKLRNLPEVIETSTKLADKVSEVLSNKRFPLVLGGDHSIAIGTLAGLAKNYENLGVIWYDAHADMNTEETSPSGNIHGMPLAVSMGLGHADLVNIHDYAPKVKPENVVIIGARSVDPGERELIKEKGMKVFTMHEIDKLGMTEVMNQAMWYLRDREVDGVHLSLDLDGLDPLYTPGVGTPVPGGISYRESHLAMEMLASSNLITSAEFVEVNPILDEKNKTADVAVALMGSLFGESLV
- a CDS encoding GNAT family protein, which produces MEWTKNGVTLRPLQKVDSAALWSAFEPEVYAHMLTKVERINQLEGWLHYAIDRMNSEKDVLVFAVVDDTTQKLIGTTRLYDIDHKHRSAEIGATIYAKPYQRTHVNTTCKFLLLQHAFETLQLIRVQIRTDADNEASQKAIERIGFVKEGYLRNEKVRSTGNPRNTYLYSLIDSEWPEVKKQLLDKMNKYT